The Echinicola rosea genome has a segment encoding these proteins:
- a CDS encoding lantibiotic dehydratase encodes MELFPYFIIRMASGKMKDLHGMEVPYSIGQANKVMEANAEIHQLKETITQLLFETIAKQGDTGLQNKLLQLKRDVHNQRPISKSMLGLFAIRTSPSLLELLHGYMRLENNLRVLKEDFERTYDQEIQQTYRQLHLLSKDVNLRKGIMLSNQTLVDNMDKYIPRLQATPPRKKEWQTILGMMKYMTRMTTKTSPFSTFNHIGLGKITKAKTGDWGHRGEWGAKSVIRLNNYLFAYLKEALLKIESFRKQRNVRLNPSATLKNGHFQFLANSNNIESFQQIPPSPINALIKEELTGKMVRYQCLLESLCQQVDAPHESLRDYLDRLIDVGFLEFNFSTSGMDPDWDIHFGKELAEMQGKTPLTVKLTAVLQELRALTTSLEESNERERNVILDIVHSRFISIYEELNEASSPHYSQRSRINEKKSGDGTFGQIHFEAFRLKPHQMVFEDSRHTAAFEVSGKVVVPLIDKLNTLCRLMGRFEVQLDRKDKLKHYFLLRYGGDQMVDVLDFYENYYRDVELPETDQGINMPGSPTDVHTVLEVPDIKARRERDDRWKRELAKALEPLLLQNPHHLDLSEELLEGINGSEKTEIPPSKSTQSLSAFMQLYKTEADGWKAAVNLTYAGYGRMYSRFLHAFSPDVSNLLRKKNEALGRDGLMTESTDASYFNANLRPPLMPFELEVPNGHRNLPEGRQIPITEVGITYRQQTDQLHLVHKPTGKPLYLFDLGFQSLRGRSQLYQLLERFTPATYIYPSLITETINASLYLNKLKKGAALVQFPRISFEHDIILQRRSWFFAKKSIPMRHPTESDAMFFLRLNQWRIKHDLPAEVFIFVTTPQEMATLTEKEKRRVGTDNQKPQYISFSNPILIRLFEKMAQKVPKVLKVEEMLPIASQLAEMNGNQIVNECIFQWNN; translated from the coding sequence ATGGAGCTATTTCCTTATTTTATCATACGGATGGCAAGTGGAAAAATGAAGGACCTGCACGGCATGGAGGTTCCCTACAGTATTGGCCAGGCGAACAAAGTAATGGAGGCCAATGCCGAAATCCATCAGCTGAAGGAAACCATCACACAACTGCTTTTTGAAACCATAGCCAAGCAAGGAGACACAGGCCTGCAAAACAAACTGCTACAGTTAAAACGTGACGTCCATAACCAACGACCGATAAGTAAATCCATGCTCGGACTTTTCGCCATCCGAACATCCCCTTCCCTTCTGGAATTGCTTCATGGATATATGCGGCTGGAAAATAATCTAAGGGTGCTAAAGGAAGATTTTGAACGTACCTATGATCAAGAGATACAACAAACCTACCGCCAACTCCATTTACTTTCAAAGGACGTGAACCTGCGCAAGGGCATAATGCTTTCCAATCAAACACTGGTGGACAATATGGACAAGTATATCCCAAGGCTGCAGGCCACTCCCCCTCGAAAAAAGGAGTGGCAGACCATCCTTGGAATGATGAAATACATGACCCGAATGACGACCAAAACATCCCCTTTCAGTACGTTCAACCACATCGGGCTAGGAAAAATAACAAAAGCCAAAACCGGAGACTGGGGCCATCGCGGTGAGTGGGGAGCAAAAAGTGTGATCAGGCTGAACAATTACCTGTTTGCCTATTTAAAGGAGGCCCTACTAAAGATCGAGTCCTTCCGAAAGCAGCGTAATGTCCGTTTAAACCCATCTGCAACCTTGAAAAACGGGCATTTTCAGTTTCTCGCCAACAGCAACAATATTGAATCGTTCCAGCAAATTCCCCCAAGCCCTATCAACGCATTGATCAAAGAGGAACTGACCGGTAAAATGGTACGCTATCAATGTCTTCTGGAAAGTTTGTGCCAGCAGGTAGATGCCCCACATGAATCTTTGCGGGACTATCTTGACAGGCTGATCGATGTGGGCTTTTTGGAGTTTAACTTTTCCACCTCGGGCATGGATCCGGACTGGGACATTCATTTTGGTAAGGAATTGGCAGAGATGCAGGGCAAAACGCCACTGACCGTAAAATTGACAGCAGTTCTCCAGGAGTTAAGAGCGCTAACCACCAGCTTGGAAGAAAGCAATGAAAGGGAACGGAATGTCATCTTGGACATTGTCCATTCTCGTTTTATAAGTATCTATGAAGAGCTTAATGAGGCATCGTCTCCCCACTACAGCCAACGATCCCGCATCAATGAAAAAAAATCAGGTGATGGAACCTTTGGACAGATCCACTTTGAAGCTTTCAGGCTAAAACCGCACCAAATGGTCTTTGAGGACAGCAGGCATACAGCAGCATTTGAAGTTTCAGGGAAGGTGGTCGTCCCCCTAATTGACAAATTAAACACGCTATGTCGTTTAATGGGCCGATTTGAAGTACAGCTGGACAGAAAGGACAAATTGAAGCATTATTTTTTGCTGCGGTATGGTGGTGACCAGATGGTGGACGTTCTTGATTTTTACGAAAACTATTATCGGGATGTGGAGTTGCCCGAAACTGACCAGGGTATCAACATGCCCGGATCCCCCACCGATGTGCATACCGTTTTGGAGGTTCCGGACATTAAGGCCCGCCGGGAAAGGGATGATAGATGGAAGCGGGAGTTGGCCAAAGCCTTGGAGCCATTATTGCTTCAAAATCCCCATCACCTCGATTTGTCTGAGGAGTTACTGGAGGGAATCAATGGTAGTGAAAAAACGGAAATCCCGCCTTCCAAATCCACCCAGTCCCTATCGGCATTTATGCAACTGTACAAAACCGAAGCCGATGGGTGGAAAGCGGCCGTAAACCTCACTTACGCAGGGTACGGCAGAATGTATTCCCGTTTTTTACATGCTTTTTCTCCGGATGTTTCCAACCTTTTGAGAAAGAAGAACGAAGCGCTAGGTCGGGACGGCTTGATGACGGAAAGCACGGATGCATCCTATTTCAATGCCAACCTGCGCCCCCCTCTCATGCCCTTTGAGCTGGAAGTGCCCAACGGTCACCGAAACCTACCCGAGGGAAGACAGATCCCCATAACGGAAGTAGGAATTACCTATCGCCAACAAACGGACCAACTCCATCTTGTCCACAAACCTACCGGAAAGCCCCTGTATCTTTTTGATCTGGGTTTCCAGTCCCTTAGGGGAAGATCCCAACTTTACCAATTATTGGAGCGGTTTACCCCTGCCACCTATATCTATCCATCATTGATTACCGAGACAATAAACGCCTCATTATACCTAAACAAACTTAAAAAAGGTGCAGCCTTGGTGCAATTCCCACGGATCAGCTTTGAGCATGATATTATTCTACAGAGAAGGTCTTGGTTTTTTGCAAAAAAATCCATTCCCATGAGACATCCCACTGAATCCGATGCGATGTTCTTTTTACGTTTGAACCAATGGAGGATCAAACACGATTTACCTGCCGAAGTATTTATTTTTGTGACCACCCCACAGGAAATGGCTACCCTTACGGAAAAGGAAAAGCGTCGGGTCGGCACGGATAACCAAAAGCCCCAATATATTTCCTTTTCCAATCCGATCCTCATCCGGCTGTTCGAGAAGATGGCCCAAAAAGTCCCAAAAGTACTGAAAGTAGAAGAGATGCTTCCTATTGCTTCCCAATTGGCCGAAATGAATGGAAACCAGATTGTAAACGAATGTATTTTCCAATGGAACAACTGA
- a CDS encoding pinensin family lanthipeptide, translating to MKKKLKLDDFKVKSFVTSPKDAFGAAGVLADDTHTTIHTKKSVDTAHCCASEIGVKLG from the coding sequence ATGAAAAAGAAGTTGAAATTAGACGATTTCAAAGTTAAAAGCTTCGTTACCAGCCCCAAAGATGCATTTGGTGCTGCCGGTGTATTGGCAGACGATACGCACACAACGATTCACACCAAGAAATCGGTTGATACAGCACATTGCTGTGCAAGTGAAATCGGTGTAAAGTTAGGCTGA
- a CDS encoding lanthionine synthetase LanC family protein, which translates to MEKTVLYEALFGIADTISSNSIATNETIHFKTMKPLRPGKYTWSCEDSLYTGNAGILLFFNALYAHSGNNDYLDISKKIGNWLIAKKKEVPGSPSFFLGESGVAYSLLMLYRQSGEAKYLTSGLALLRQSTTVFPRAVTSELFNGLSGTIIVLLSYHSVTGEAWLLERVDIAIRTILEKAHLRKEGICWDRNFDQIHALCGLSHGASGIAYALWTVGEYTGNHNLYWVAQEAVRYENSFYNQGELNWPDFRTPVSDDRIKCQYVNAFLAGNKKVFTKPTFFNAWCNGAVGIGLARLKGYRLTNDPGLLKDAHNAVVKTVKTDVLNDNPFGSYTLCHGGCGNAELLLEYAHMTGDNTYFEQAAQVAEKAIAQQRTLGSFRCGYGGQNGEDISLFMGSAGIGYFLLRLLGGQEVPSVLLPSVNRPEALRIDIKYKALNMSLGDIKKTLLKNAFPKTMENPALCNMVTITGHKDPLGQTIEELKRGLQVSVNEPRRIFNVEMAKAQLDWDNESDVLSYIKSEVVQEQVDKILCAPPNELQESTLALHPETSVKRVGGNHQGHGTNYLMWRLTFNGIIEIELDELRFELCSLFKTPNSAKASFEQFIQSYDLDEPANIQEVYQLFIQNVVTAMKQQLIIPAKVASLFNPSRSIFNRKPSPHK; encoded by the coding sequence ATGGAAAAAACCGTGCTTTATGAAGCACTATTTGGTATTGCGGACACCATATCCTCAAATTCCATTGCAACCAACGAAACCATACACTTCAAAACCATGAAACCCTTAAGACCTGGTAAGTACACCTGGTCCTGCGAAGATAGTCTTTACACAGGCAATGCCGGTATCCTTCTGTTCTTCAATGCACTTTACGCACATTCGGGGAACAATGATTATTTGGACATTTCAAAAAAAATTGGGAACTGGTTGATTGCAAAGAAAAAGGAGGTTCCCGGGAGTCCCTCATTTTTTTTGGGCGAATCGGGAGTAGCCTATTCTTTACTTATGCTATATAGGCAAAGTGGAGAGGCAAAATACCTGACATCAGGCCTGGCCCTGCTAAGACAATCCACCACCGTATTTCCAAGAGCGGTTACATCGGAATTGTTTAATGGTCTATCCGGGACCATTATCGTTTTACTTTCTTACCATAGTGTTACCGGTGAAGCATGGTTACTGGAAAGGGTGGATATAGCCATAAGAACCATTCTCGAAAAAGCCCACCTAAGAAAAGAAGGTATTTGCTGGGACCGTAACTTTGACCAAATCCACGCCCTTTGTGGATTGTCACACGGTGCATCGGGAATTGCCTATGCCCTATGGACCGTGGGCGAATATACGGGCAATCATAACCTTTATTGGGTTGCCCAAGAAGCGGTCCGATATGAGAACAGTTTTTATAACCAAGGGGAACTTAACTGGCCGGATTTCAGAACCCCTGTCAGTGATGACCGCATAAAATGTCAGTACGTAAATGCCTTTCTTGCAGGCAACAAAAAGGTCTTTACCAAACCTACCTTCTTCAATGCCTGGTGCAATGGTGCTGTGGGAATTGGATTGGCGAGACTGAAAGGATACCGGCTAACCAACGATCCAGGATTGTTGAAGGATGCGCACAATGCGGTAGTAAAAACCGTTAAAACTGACGTTTTGAATGACAATCCGTTCGGTTCCTACACCCTTTGCCATGGAGGCTGTGGCAATGCAGAATTGCTTCTGGAATATGCCCACATGACAGGAGACAATACTTATTTCGAACAGGCGGCCCAAGTAGCTGAAAAGGCCATTGCCCAGCAACGTACCCTGGGATCGTTCCGGTGTGGATATGGTGGCCAGAATGGAGAAGATATCAGTTTGTTCATGGGGTCCGCTGGAATTGGATATTTCCTTTTGCGCCTGTTGGGCGGGCAAGAGGTTCCATCCGTGCTCCTTCCCTCGGTCAATCGTCCTGAAGCCCTCCGTATTGATATAAAATATAAAGCACTGAACATGTCACTTGGGGATATAAAAAAAACACTTTTGAAGAACGCTTTTCCCAAAACCATGGAAAATCCCGCACTTTGTAACATGGTAACGATTACCGGGCATAAGGATCCCCTGGGCCAGACCATTGAAGAATTGAAAAGGGGACTTCAGGTGTCGGTTAATGAACCCAGGCGAATATTCAATGTTGAAATGGCCAAAGCCCAACTTGATTGGGACAATGAAAGCGATGTGCTTTCCTATATAAAATCCGAAGTAGTGCAGGAGCAGGTAGATAAAATACTTTGCGCTCCCCCAAACGAACTACAGGAATCCACGCTGGCCTTGCATCCAGAAACCAGCGTCAAAAGGGTCGGAGGGAATCATCAGGGCCATGGAACAAACTATTTGATGTGGAGGCTTACATTTAATGGAATCATCGAAATCGAGCTGGACGAACTTAGGTTTGAACTCTGCTCGCTTTTCAAAACCCCTAACTCGGCAAAGGCTTCCTTTGAACAATTTATTCAATCCTATGACCTGGATGAGCCAGCCAATATCCAAGAGGTTTACCAACTGTTTATCCAGAACGTGGTGACCGCCATGAAGCAACAGCTCATAATCCCGGCAAAGGTTGCCTCGTTGTTCAATCCATCCAGATCCATTTTTAACCGAAAACCATCGCCACATAAATGA
- a CDS encoding peptidase domain-containing ABC transporter, translating to MKWKRFPFYRQHDYTDCGHTCLRMIAKYYGKSISLARLKAMSDVTFIGLSIQGLGKLAEKIQLRALPIQSDYRQLYEEVPLPCVAHWNQNHFVVIYKVEKNNIHVADPSYGQLKYTKKQFTKHWTGLDNPDSLGNLLLLEPTLQFQEQPEDNEPYKPGMIAILRHLKGYKKIIAQLFLGLIAGSILQLMFPLLTQAMVDIGISNRDIGFIYLILFAQLLLFVGRTGIDFIKNWIILHLGVRVNIAIISDFLIKLMKLPLAFFETKHMGNLLQRITDHERISTFFNSTLPDLMFGTTTLLIYSVIIAFYSLDIFAVFFVGSTLYFIWIYIFLEKRKRLDYKKFSQDARNTSNLIELFTGMKEIKLNGAEVNRRWKWEGIQASLYQVNVKSLGLKQTQEGGSLFINEAKNILITFMAAKQVVDGEITLGMMLALSYIIGQLNSPILQAIGMVRNWQDARIALERISEVYDHQEEDPKEAVRTKILPTSPDIQIRDLWFKYEGDHNNFVLKGLNMDIPFGKTTAIVGTSGSGKTTLMKLLLKFYPPSKGNISIGSIDLKNISTVEWRKYTGAVMQDGYIFSDTVSGNIVLDKEEFDLDRLRHATKVSNATEFVEQLPLGFDTIIGRDGAGLSVGQKQRILIARSVYRDPDFMLFDEATSSLDANNERAIMEQLNAFTKGRTTLVIAHRLSTVRNADQIVVLEKGQIIEQGTHQELSALKGKYYYLVKNQLELGN from the coding sequence ATGAAATGGAAAAGGTTCCCTTTTTATCGCCAGCATGACTATACGGATTGCGGGCACACCTGCTTGCGGATGATCGCCAAGTATTACGGAAAATCAATTTCCCTTGCACGCCTCAAAGCCATGAGTGATGTTACCTTCATTGGACTTTCCATCCAAGGACTTGGAAAGCTGGCAGAAAAAATTCAGCTCCGGGCACTTCCCATCCAATCGGACTACAGGCAATTATATGAAGAGGTGCCACTTCCCTGTGTGGCACACTGGAACCAAAACCACTTTGTGGTCATTTATAAAGTAGAGAAAAACAACATCCATGTTGCAGACCCCTCCTATGGCCAATTAAAGTATACCAAAAAGCAATTTACCAAACACTGGACGGGGTTGGACAACCCCGATAGCCTTGGCAACCTGTTGTTGCTGGAACCAACACTTCAATTTCAAGAACAGCCAGAGGACAATGAACCCTATAAGCCGGGAATGATAGCTATTCTTAGGCATTTAAAAGGATATAAGAAAATAATAGCCCAATTGTTCTTGGGCTTAATAGCGGGCTCCATTCTTCAATTGATGTTCCCATTGCTGACCCAGGCCATGGTGGATATAGGGATCAGCAATCGGGATATTGGGTTTATCTATCTGATACTGTTTGCCCAGTTACTCCTGTTTGTGGGCAGGACCGGCATAGATTTTATCAAAAATTGGATAATCCTCCACTTGGGAGTCAGGGTAAACATCGCTATCATTTCAGATTTCCTGATCAAGCTGATGAAATTGCCATTGGCGTTTTTCGAAACCAAACACATGGGAAACCTGCTCCAACGGATTACGGACCATGAAAGGATCAGCACTTTTTTCAATTCCACTCTTCCCGACTTGATGTTCGGGACCACTACCTTGTTGATCTACAGCGTAATCATTGCATTTTACAGCCTTGATATCTTTGCGGTATTTTTTGTGGGAAGCACCCTTTATTTTATATGGATCTATATATTCCTTGAAAAGCGAAAAAGGTTAGACTATAAAAAGTTTTCCCAGGATGCCCGCAACACCAGTAACCTGATTGAACTTTTCACCGGGATGAAAGAAATCAAGCTGAACGGTGCAGAAGTAAACAGACGCTGGAAATGGGAAGGGATCCAAGCAAGCCTATACCAAGTAAATGTCAAAAGCCTTGGTTTAAAACAGACCCAAGAAGGCGGATCCCTATTTATCAACGAGGCAAAGAACATCCTGATCACCTTTATGGCTGCTAAACAGGTGGTTGACGGAGAAATAACGTTGGGGATGATGCTGGCACTATCCTACATTATTGGCCAGCTGAACAGTCCCATTTTGCAGGCAATTGGAATGGTCCGAAATTGGCAGGACGCCAGAATTGCCCTAGAGCGTATTTCCGAGGTCTATGACCATCAGGAAGAAGATCCCAAAGAGGCTGTCAGGACGAAGATTTTGCCGACATCCCCTGACATCCAGATTCGGGACCTATGGTTTAAATATGAGGGGGACCATAATAATTTTGTATTAAAAGGCCTGAACATGGACATTCCATTTGGCAAGACCACTGCGATCGTGGGAACAAGTGGCAGTGGAAAGACTACCCTGATGAAATTATTGCTAAAATTTTATCCACCCTCAAAGGGCAACATATCGATCGGAAGCATTGATTTGAAAAATATTTCAACTGTAGAATGGCGTAAATACACAGGTGCGGTAATGCAGGACGGTTACATCTTTTCGGACACGGTATCGGGCAACATCGTTTTGGACAAAGAAGAGTTTGACCTGGATCGGTTACGCCATGCTACCAAGGTGTCCAATGCCACTGAGTTTGTCGAACAACTTCCCCTGGGTTTTGATACCATCATTGGACGGGACGGAGCTGGATTGAGTGTTGGCCAGAAGCAGCGTATCCTGATAGCCAGGTCGGTTTACCGGGATCCTGACTTCATGCTTTTCGATGAGGCCACCAGTTCCCTAGACGCCAATAATGAAAGGGCCATCATGGAACAGCTCAATGCCTTTACCAAGGGAAGAACCACTCTTGTCATCGCACACAGGCTGAGCACTGTCAGAAATGCCGACCAGATCGTGGTGCTGGAAAAAGGCCAGATCATCGAACAGGGCACCCACCAGGAGCTTTCCGCATTAAAAGGAAAATATTATTATCTGGTCAAAAACCAATTGGAACTAGGGAATTGA
- a CDS encoding putative DNA binding domain-containing protein, with translation MVRDYLKGFGIGIGPAKVDVEGKTVWVIEVNTGSQKPYVLSGAIYVRQGPNTQKLTTVEQMRDFFQQSDRIYFVEAPCTEFSIPSAIDQDWFEEFRDLSGLSKTVSQEQVINNLKLILPDGNMKNGGALFFGFVPESFIATAVIRCVAFDGINKTQIIDDKIYGGSLMRQYEQAMQWLKGKLDIRYEIGAGEPRKEIWEIPETALKECLINSISYRDYYDKGVKITVELFKDRVEISNPGGLTSAISLADLGT, from the coding sequence ATGGTCAGGGACTATCTTAAAGGTTTTGGTATCGGTATAGGTCCTGCCAAGGTGGATGTTGAGGGAAAAACCGTTTGGGTGATAGAAGTAAATACTGGAAGCCAAAAACCTTATGTATTGTCCGGAGCCATTTATGTAAGGCAAGGACCCAATACCCAAAAATTGACCACTGTAGAGCAAATGCGGGACTTTTTCCAACAATCAGATCGTATCTATTTTGTCGAAGCTCCTTGTACGGAATTTTCCATACCTTCAGCCATTGACCAGGATTGGTTTGAAGAATTCCGGGATTTAAGTGGTCTTTCTAAAACGGTAAGTCAAGAGCAGGTCATTAATAACCTGAAGCTTATACTTCCTGATGGTAATATGAAAAATGGAGGAGCATTATTTTTTGGGTTTGTTCCTGAAAGTTTTATCGCAACGGCAGTTATCCGCTGCGTGGCCTTTGATGGGATCAATAAAACCCAAATCATTGATGATAAAATATATGGAGGCTCATTAATGAGACAGTATGAACAAGCCATGCAGTGGCTCAAAGGAAAGCTTGATATACGGTATGAAATAGGAGCCGGAGAACCTAGAAAGGAAATTTGGGAAATTCCTGAAACAGCTTTAAAAGAATGTCTTATCAACTCGATTTCATATAGGGACTATTATGATAAAGGGGTCAAAATAACAGTTGAACTTTTTAAAGATCGGGTAGAAATCAGCAATCCGGGCGGCTTGACCAGCGCCATCTCTTTGGCGGATTTAGGTACCTAA
- a CDS encoding HlyD family secretion protein: protein MKRRKKAAIQSDAVQEILGKMPHWIVRWGMTCIFLTLALILVVSSFISYPDIISGRILISTLSPPVEVVSNSAGKIHALFAQDGQTVGAGTVVAAIENTGNLEDILTLKCQVDALENALQHPDSVSSFQFSQHLVTGTMQETYNRIITSLENYKDLQNTRYFSDKNSALKEQVNNYRENIKVISNQISIAQEELDLVKQHYAINEQLYDEGVKSKIQFEEDKAVFLKKMREIQVLEKTLIDHRIFLSQTHTEQLDLQREEEVLFRDLNHSLSNNIHLIEGQIRQWEQQFLLKAPIGGKVVYKEKWEENQFIGNNDHFMTIVNDSEALVGYMEVSSHGLGKVQIGQMVRIRLDAYPEDQYGQVMGRVENIALLPNDGSYRIRVRLQNGLLSSYGILLGFKPELSGYAEILTKDLSLLSRLFDKFNHLINNKL from the coding sequence TTGAAAAGGAGAAAAAAAGCAGCAATACAGAGTGATGCCGTACAGGAGATCCTCGGCAAGATGCCCCATTGGATAGTCCGCTGGGGGATGACCTGTATATTCCTGACCCTGGCCCTTATCCTGGTAGTCTCATCATTTATCAGTTATCCTGACATCATTTCTGGCAGGATCCTTATTTCCACCCTATCACCTCCTGTGGAGGTGGTTTCCAACAGTGCTGGAAAGATCCATGCATTATTTGCCCAGGATGGACAAACAGTTGGGGCGGGAACTGTAGTGGCAGCAATCGAGAATACAGGAAACCTAGAGGATATCCTTACTTTAAAATGCCAGGTTGATGCATTGGAAAATGCCCTTCAGCACCCGGATTCTGTTTCGTCATTCCAGTTTAGCCAACATTTGGTGACAGGTACCATGCAGGAAACCTATAACAGGATCATTACCTCCTTGGAAAATTATAAAGATTTGCAAAATACCCGGTATTTTTCAGATAAAAACTCGGCATTGAAAGAGCAGGTAAACAATTACCGGGAAAACATCAAGGTAATTTCCAACCAAATTTCCATTGCCCAAGAAGAGCTGGACCTAGTGAAGCAGCATTATGCTATCAATGAGCAGCTATATGATGAAGGCGTAAAGAGCAAAATTCAGTTCGAGGAGGACAAGGCTGTCTTTCTAAAAAAAATGCGTGAAATACAGGTCTTGGAGAAGACCCTCATTGACCACCGGATCTTCCTCAGCCAAACCCATACGGAGCAACTGGACCTGCAAAGGGAGGAGGAGGTCTTATTCAGGGACTTGAATCATTCACTGAGCAACAATATCCACCTAATCGAGGGACAGATCCGTCAATGGGAACAGCAATTCCTATTAAAAGCCCCTATTGGCGGTAAGGTGGTTTACAAGGAAAAATGGGAGGAAAACCAGTTCATAGGCAACAATGACCATTTTATGACCATAGTCAATGACAGCGAGGCCTTGGTTGGGTATATGGAAGTTTCATCCCATGGTCTGGGAAAGGTCCAAATTGGCCAAATGGTCCGAATCCGGTTGGACGCCTATCCGGAAGACCAGTACGGACAGGTGATGGGAAGGGTGGAAAACATTGCCCTCCTTCCCAATGATGGATCCTATAGGATTCGGGTAAGACTCCAAAACGGACTCCTTTCCTCCTACGGTATTCTCCTTGGCTTTAAGCCAGAGCTTAGTGGATATGCCGAGATACTGACCAAAGACCTCAGCCTACTTTCAAGACTGTTCGACAAGTTCAACCATCTCATCAACAACAAACTATAA
- a CDS encoding lantibiotic dehydratase C-terminal domain-containing protein, producing MEQLNREKKESKMSGQMVSPFWLSAHLYHEGDLRIFLLDGIRQFLERDSGKLCFRNYFFIRYWERGSHIRLRIPCFDRLEVNKIGSELAHYFHNYFQDHPSQRGIGYDIKSYPGWQDWYPNDSVQFIPYIPETDRYGGKVAIRISERQFFYSSRAVMTVLPDLKSYDQLIGTAIQFHVSLVHASGMERSDVPIFFGKIYEDWFYAAFKLHDKTEAKVKDRVEAEMIFKREFQAQRSAIIPFIKAFWNLLDDPQEIESEWVVPWMEGMKEVILDLEIARKLPSWSFPGTAASSPHSTSRQGLWPVLESYVHMTNNRLGILNRDEPLIAYFIKESFLEL from the coding sequence ATGGAACAACTGAACCGAGAAAAAAAGGAATCGAAAATGTCCGGCCAAATGGTTTCCCCATTTTGGCTTTCGGCCCACTTATACCACGAAGGAGATTTGCGTATTTTCCTCCTTGATGGGATCCGGCAATTTTTGGAAAGGGATTCGGGCAAGCTATGTTTCCGCAATTATTTTTTTATCCGCTATTGGGAAAGGGGATCTCATATAAGACTCCGTATCCCCTGTTTTGACAGGTTGGAAGTAAACAAAATAGGGTCAGAATTGGCCCATTATTTCCATAATTATTTTCAAGATCATCCCTCTCAGCGGGGAATAGGCTACGACATTAAGTCCTATCCCGGATGGCAGGATTGGTATCCGAATGATTCGGTACAGTTTATCCCGTACATACCCGAAACCGACCGATATGGGGGGAAGGTCGCCATCAGGATTTCTGAAAGGCAGTTTTTCTATTCATCCAGGGCGGTGATGACGGTCCTTCCGGACCTGAAGTCCTACGACCAACTGATCGGCACGGCAATCCAGTTTCACGTGAGCTTGGTCCATGCCAGTGGTATGGAACGCTCCGATGTTCCTATTTTTTTTGGAAAGATCTATGAAGACTGGTTTTATGCTGCCTTCAAACTACATGACAAAACAGAGGCAAAGGTAAAGGACAGGGTGGAAGCCGAAATGATCTTCAAGCGAGAGTTTCAAGCTCAGCGCTCTGCAATTATCCCATTTATAAAAGCATTTTGGAATTTATTGGATGATCCCCAGGAGATTGAAAGCGAGTGGGTTGTACCTTGGATGGAAGGAATGAAGGAGGTGATCTTGGATCTAGAGATTGCCAGAAAGCTGCCATCATGGAGCTTTCCCGGAACAGCAGCCTCCTCCCCGCATTCCACTAGTAGACAAGGGTTGTGGCCAGTTTTGGAAAGCTACGTCCACATGACCAATAATAGACTGGGGATCTTGAACCGAGATGAGCCCTTGATAGCCTATTTTATTAAAGAGAGCTTTCTTGAGCTTTGA